From a single Sorghum bicolor cultivar BTx623 chromosome 5, Sorghum_bicolor_NCBIv3, whole genome shotgun sequence genomic region:
- the LOC110435338 gene encoding ABC transporter I family member 11, chloroplastic produces the protein MLAAAATAVAIPPAASHCFPANTARKWRISWRCRAARVEAGYSQLEVRKVTYRPPGTEQNLLKEINLSLREKSFGLIFGRSGSGKTTLLQLLAGLSEPTSGSVCIQKYDDTGNPIGLPELLTSQRVGIVFQFPERYFLADTVLEEVTFGWPRQKADLRLKEQLALNLQNAFNSVGLTTISLDEDPQALSGGFKRRLALAIQLVQTPDLLLLDEPLAGLDWKARADVVNLLKDLKKEHTILVVSHDLRELYPLVDYSWRMEMGGSLKEEGLPV, from the exons atgctcgccgccgccgccacggcggTGGCCATCCCTCCGGCGGCTTCTCATTGTTTTCCAGCAAATACGGCCAG GAAATGGAGGATTTCCTGGAGATGTCGGGCGGCAAGAGTCGAGGCTGGGTACTCCCAATTGGAG GTGAGAAAAGTCACCTATCGACCTCCTGGAACTGAACAGAACTTATTGAAGGAAATTAACCTCTCTCTTCGGgagaaaag TTTTGGTTTGATATTTGGACGGAGTGGGAGTGGAAAGACCACCCTTTTGCAG CTTTTGGCTGGTCTATCAGAACCTACCTCTGGGTCTGTTTGCATTCAGAAGTATGATGATACTGGGAATCCTATTGGCTTGCCCGAACTGCTAACTTCTCAACGAGTTGGAATTGTATTTCAGTTTCCTGAGAG GTATTTCTTAGCAGATACTGTACTTGAAGAAGTTACTTTTGGATGGCCGAGGCAAAAGGCAGACCTCCGATTAAAAGAACAGCTCGCTTTAAATCTTCAAAATGCCTTTAACTCG GTTGGTCTGACAACCATCTCATTAGATGAAGATCCACAAGCTCTAAGTGGTGGATTTAAGAGGCGACTTGCTTTAGCAATTCAACtg GTTCAAACTCCTGATTTGTTGCTGCTTGATGAGCCTCTTGCTGGTCTAG ATTGGAAGGCTCGGGCTGATGTTGTGAATCTCTTAAAGGACCTGAAGAAAGAACATACGATACTGGTTGTAAGTCACGATCTAAG GGAACTATATCCACTAGTTGATTACTCATGGCGAATGGAAATGGGGGGAAGTTTGAAGGAGGAAGGTTTGCCTGTGTAA